The nucleotide sequence GACCTGCTCGTTACAGGACCTGCTCGTAACAGGACCTGCTCGTAACAGGACCTGCTGGTAACAGGACCTGCATTGGCTTTCCACACCGTTAACGTGAACTTTTCCATGACCAGATGAATGCTCATTTACATGATAAAAGTAAGcaataaatgtaaaacattataAATGTAACAAACACAATGAAGTTATCATTGCTGCAGGTGTGGTTGATGCAGTGGGGTTGATGCAGGCGTGGGTGACGTTATGGTTGATGTAGGTGTGGTTGATGTTATGGTTGATGCAGGTGTGGTTGATGCAGGTGTGGTTGATGCAGGTGTGGTTGATGCAGGAGTGGGTGATGCAGGTGTGGGTGATGCAGGTGTGGGTGATGCAGGTGTGGGTGATGCAGGTGTGGGTGATGCAGGTGTGGGTGATGCAGGTGTGGGTGATGCAGGTGTGGGTGATGCAGGAGTGGTTGATGCAGGAGTGGGTGATGCAGGTGTGGGTGATGCAGGTGTGGGTGATGCAGGTGTGGGTGATGCAGGTGTGGGTGATGTAGGTGTGGGTGAAGGTTTACCATGCGGAGGCACTGCTGGCTGAAGTTATGGTTGATGTAGGTGTGGGTGAAGGTTTACCATGCGGAGACACTGCTGGCTGAAGTTATGGTTGATGTAGGTGTGGGTGAAGGTTTACCATGCGGAGGCACTGCTGGCTGAAGTTATGGTTGATGTAGGTGTGGGTGAAGGTTTACCATGCGGAGGCACTGCTGGCTGAAGTTATGGTTGATGTAGGTGTGGGTGAAGGTTTACCATGCGGAGACACTGCTGGCTGAAGTTATGGTTGATGTAGGTGTGGGTGAAGGTTTACCATGCGGAGGCACTGCTGGCTGAAGTTATGGTTGATGTAGGTGTGGGTGAAGGTTTACCATGCGGAGACACTGCTGGCTGAAGTTATGGTTGATGTAGGTGTGGGTGAAGGTTTACCATGCGGAGGCACTGCTGGCTGAAGTTATGGTTGATGTAGGTGTGGGTGAAGGTTTACCATGCGGAGGCACTGCTGGCTGAAGTTATGGTTGATGTAGGTGTGGGTGAAGGTTTACCATGCGGAGGCACTGCTGGCTGAAGTTATGGTTGATGTAGGTGTGGGTGAAGGTTTACCATGCGGAGGCACTGCTGGCTGAAGTTATGGTTGATGTAGGTGTGGGTGAAGGTTTACCATGCGGAGACACTGCTGGCTGAAGTTATGGTTGATGTAGGTGTGGGTGAAGGTTTACCATGCGGAGGCACTGCTGGCTGAAGTTATGGTTGATGTAGGTGTGGGTGAAGGTTTACCATGCGGAGGCACTGCTGGCTGAAGTTATGGTTGATGTAGGTGTGGGTGAAGGTTTACCATGCGGAGGCACTGCTGGCTGAAGTTATGGTTGATGTAGGTGTGGGTGAAGGTTTACCATGCGGAGGCACTGCTGGCTGAAGTTATGGTTGATGTAGGTGTGGGTGAAGGTTTACCATGCGGAGACACTGCTGGCTGAAGTTATGGTTGATGTAGGTGTGGGTGAAGGTTTACCATGCGGAGACACTGCTGGCTGAAGTTATGGTTGATGTAGGTGTGGGTGAAGGTTTACCATGCGGAGGCACTGCTGGCTGAAGTTATGGTTGATGTAGGTGTGGGTGAAGGTTTACCATGCGGAGACACTGCTGGCTGAAGTTATGGTTGATGTAGGTGGCCTCCATGGCCAGGTTGCGGGGGGAGTTGAAGGAGTTGCCCTCATCCTGGGGGGGCTCGTTGGCTGTCTCACTCACGGTCAGCAGATCTGACACACAGCAGGGGGGAACacgagttagctagctagctagctagggttTTGGGTAGCTAGGTAGTTAATTTGGCAGCTATCTAGTTAtgcaactagctagctagttagccagccAGTTAACTAAATACCCAGATAGTTAATAAGGTAGCTAGAGAGTTAGTAAGGTAGCTAGCTGGCTCAATAGGTAGGTAGCTAGCTCGATAGTTAGGTAGCTACCTtgttaggtagctagctagagccaCGAAAAGGCCAAACCATACACTTATTATCAGGCTGAGGAGTTAGGTGtgggggctagctagctaactagccacAACGAGGCCAAACAGACCCTCCGTCTACATTGGAGGAAGAAACTGAGAGCGATGGACAAACTCAGAACATGGCAGTTCATCAGTAGACAAACAGGAAGGAGTCAAACAGGAAGGAGCTCCAACACATCCAGACAGGCTCACCAAAGTCAGAGTTGTCCCTCTTGTCAAAGAAGAGCTTGTTGCCCACCCTCTGGACGATAATGTCCCAGGAGTTGACTGAGCGCGTGCAGCACATCAGGGTGGCCAGGATGGCATCGGTGGCAAAGACGTTGCCCTGAGTCTTAGCcagctacagacacacaagaacacacacagagatcatgAGAGGAACAGGCACTGTCAGTGCACATTCCTGGTGGTGTGGGCGTGGCTGTTACCTTGCGGATCACGGGGTCGTCCGTGGTGGTCACAGTGTGGAAGATCCTCTTGATGCTCCTCAGGGATTTCTCGTTGCGAGTCGTGATGCGGTCAAAGGCCTTGTCGTAGTACTCCAGCGCCCCGCAGCACtcgctgtgagagggggtgaagGGTGTTATGTCACATGCTCCATCCCTGCGCTCCTTCCAGAAGGAGCTGATTCACCGGGCGTGAAAAGCAGCTTGAGATTTTCACTACCACTCGTCGACTTGCTTcaaccttccctccatcccagctGTCAGTCACTAATAACACCAACTCATTCAGGAGCTGCTGTAGGTGGGCGTGCGAGGTCTTTTGTCTGTAAATTGCGTGGTTAATACTGGTCTTTTCTTCAAAAGAATTAATACAGTATTGTGCAAATGTCTAAGGTATCAAAGATATTttcattatatattttttttacctcgTCGTGCATTGGTGcggcagtataaaagtgcaTTGCTGAGAAAATATTTTCATTCCATTAGTATTTAAAGCATGTTTGCTTTACTTTGTTATTTTTTGTGCCTAATActttttgcacagtactgtatatgttCCCTCTACTATTTCATGACCAAAAgattacaaaaaaaacaacaactttaaATCACTAAAATCTCACaatcctccctcttcttctctggcaGTTGAGCGGTCGCCACGGCAGTGGTAACTAACCCAGCTCACACTGAAGGAGAGTGCACACAGTGGCTGACAGACGACCTTTACAGATCATCTCTCTGCCGATAGGCTGCCTCTCTGATGCTAACCTTCATTAGCCTATAGCAGCGCAGCTGTCAACCTCCCCACCCGGCCGGCCTCTGCAACCTTCCCGTCAGCCCCTGAAACCTGACCTTGCTTGCTTGCTTTGAATTAAGTACAAGAACATTAGCTGCTGATGTTGCTGTCCAACGATACGCACTGTTAGAATCAGATAGATTTGTAGCAGCATGCTTTGGATGTAAATAGAGTTTGAGGAGGTTTAAATAATCAATGTCCCAACCTTGTCAGCAAGGCCTGGTTAGTGTCACCCTGCTGCAAACGCATCAATGTTCACACGGCAGTAGGGCTGTCAAAATAGCTCAAAAATGACCGCAGACCTtggcctctcgctctctcgcacacacgcgcgctttctttctctctctctcccccgcaccGTCGCGCTCTCCGCACATAGCGGTGTAAAATGAAcgacaacaataaacaaatacTGAGTTCTGATCAAGAGTTTTGTGCAAGCAATTTAAGGTCGCGAATCTTGTCCCAAATATGGCAGGCTTCATTCAATGATTGAAACAAATATTATTAACATTAAAGTTTTACAGTATAGAACCGACATTGAACGCTCTGAGTGAGCTGTGCTGTGGTAAACATGGAGATGTAGCCTCAAGTTGCTAGTTGTTGAATGGTAAGATAACTCTAGCTTACACACTACTTGTAGGCTCAACAAGTTTACCATCAACTGACCAAAATCCTAAATATTTCCAGACATCACTCTTTAGATTTTTTGGGGTTACAATCACTTTCTCTGCTGCGGTCAAGCTGGGTTCTGCACTTTCTGCCATCTTCCACGCAAGTCAACTGTCAGCAGTGACGCTCAGGCGCGCGCCCACCCGCAAAGCAGACAGACGCGCCGCTGCTGCCGCGGTtgtgatttaaaaaataaataaattacattCGAATATTAATTTCCACATTCGAAATTCGTTTTTTAACCACTATTCGAATATATATTCGAATTTAGAATATTAGTTGACAGCCCTACAAGGCAGCATACCGTCAAGGTACAAACTGTACTTCTTagtgcgtacatgtgtgtgcgtgggagtgAGCGAGCCAGCATGCAGTTCTCACATGTCAGTGGGGTCTTCAACCTCCATGTATCTCATCTTCATCAAACGGGGGaagtccatctcctccttcacctcccagTCGCTCCGAACCTCCACAGACGAGTCTCTGGGCTTCAACTGGGCATTGAAGAataaggagaagggggaggaaggaggggggcggagggagagggggaggaaggagggggggggggaggagggaggagggggggggaggggggggagagggggaggaaggagggggggggggagggggaggaaggaggggaaggagaggggaggagggcggagggagagggggaggaaggaggggaaggagaggggaggagggcggagggggaggaaggagggggaggaaggagggggaggaaggagggggggggggaggaggggaggagggcggagggagagggggaggagaggggaggagaggggggagaaagaggagggaggaaggagaaaggggcGGGGGAACGGTATGGTAGCATTAGCATTTGTGAAGAAATTCTGTAAGAACATCATCAAAGTGCTTCACTGGGAGATTCTCATTGGCACAATACGTTTGGACTTCAGATTGTCACTTGTGGAGAACTGCCCGTTTTCACCTCAGAAGGAACACAATCAATGTCACATTGTGGCATACCTGGGATTTCTGGTCCCACTTTTGACGAACACCAAACTGCTTCTGGAACTTCTTCTGCAGACGCATGCggtccctggagagagaggtagagagagagagggtgagcgagagaggggggtagagagatatagagagacacacatatgGGTTGTTTGGGTGACTCCCTGGCAGGTTGCTAGGGGGTGTTCCTGCTGGGCAGGTTGCTAGGGGGTGTTCCTGCTGGGCAGGTTGCTAGGGGGTGTTCCTGCTGGGCAGGTTGCTAGGGGGTGTTCCTGCTGGGCAGGTTGCTAGGGGGTGTTCCTGCTGGGCAGGTTGCTAGGGGGTGTTCCTGCTGGGCAGGTTGCTAGGGGGTGTTCCTGCTGGGCAGGTTGCTAGGGGGTGTTCCTGCTGGGCAGGTTGCTAGGGGGTGTTCCTGCTGGGCAGGTTGCTAGGGGGTGTTCCTGAGGGCGGGGCAGCAGCTCACCTCTCCTTCTGCTTGGCGCTCTTGGGCAGAGTCTGCATGTTGAACTGGGTTAGGTTCCTGCGGTCCTTGTCCCTGCGTAGGTTCCTCTGTAAAGAAGACAGGAGTCCAGGAAACACAGTGAGACAGTGTACTGgcacgcgtgcgtgtgtgtggtatctgtgtgtatgtgtgtgtggtatctgtgtgtgtgtgtgtggtatctgtgtgtgtggtatctgtgtgtgtggtatctgtgtgtggtatctgtgtgtgtgtgtggtatctgtgtgtgtgtgtgcgggcgtgtCCTGTACCTGAGCGAAGCGCATGCGGTTCCTCTGGTAGGCGGTTTTCTGCGTTTTGGCAGTGTCCACCAGCTGGAAGCTGGTCTCATCCTCCTCATGGAAGTACGCATACTGGCTCCCGCCCCCGAACTGAGACGAGTACTTGTCTGTCAAAACACGCCTGTCATTCAGCCTGTGAACACGCCACTAACACGGCTCAGAAACACATGGGGGGGTGGAGATCTTACGAGGTCACAACAATATGTTCCTTACTTGTGTATCTCTTATCCTGGTAAGTTGCTCCGGTCCAGTCAGCGACCTGCGCAAGCGGAGAGAGCATGTTATTAAGCTCCCTGGACACCACAGCAGTCCTTATATACTTCACTATAGTTGACATGGGAAGCCTTTGTTTTCTAACCAATAAAGTAAAGTGAATATATGAAAATCTCCCATTTCACACGATACAAATCATAGCCAAAACCATAACCTGTTACCAACAAATTGTAAGTGGGAAATAGTGGGCATATTGTCACATTTCTCAAGTGACACTTTAGTCAAGGAAAAAAGCTCCAAAGTGGCTGCAAATTTTCAACGTTATCGAAGCAGCACAAACGTGTGGTGATTCTGCTCGAGCCATCCTTTCACGTTGAGAAGGGAGCGGGGAGCGGGTGATAGTTGTTAGATAGTACAATTTTCAGACATcccaagtaagtaagtaagtaagtaagtaagactttatttatatagcacttttcatacaagattgcagctcaaagtgctttagtcaagtctcccggaaggtccgaGAAGGTCCCGCATTTCAAAAGCTACCTCCCGGaagtgagtctctgcaggttgggatgtctgaatTTTGAAATGTGTATCTACATTTACTGCCAATATCAGTGGAGTCATCAGTCATGACCCAACCTAGGATGAGGCCTAACACTAACCTTTCCCAGACGGTCTCCTTTGCTAAAGGGCTGATAGGGCATGTCCTTAAACTTATCGGGGACAGCACATGGGCCCCAGCCCGAAGGGTTGTCCTGGATCACAGGCGCGTGGAACTTCGCCATGTCCTGAGTTGGAAAGAGACGGAAGACGTGTTTCATGGAAAATATCAGCTCCAAAACAAGAGTGAAATCTCTCAACAAAATGTGCAAGTTTGCTAACTagcactgacgttactaacgcgGTCTCAGACGGTATTCAGCACTGCTctcttcactttaaggtaagtTCATGCACCATCAGTTAGCGCAGCGGACTACTCATCATTGACTTGGCACTACTTGATAATTTTGTCTTGAAGCAGACTGAGGGGGAAGAAGCTGCGTAATTTTACGTAGCTAGCACTAGCCATCTTTTTATGAAATAGACATCTACAAAATGATTTTATAATGGATTACGGATGTATTGTAAGTATACAATTCTATTAACCTGTTATATCGGtggtatgtgtttgtctgtaaaaGGAAATTAAATCTAAATGTAGAATCTGTATCGTTAAAATATGTGAGAATGGTTGGAGGCGGAGTAAACTAGCATTAGCAAAAAACCAGGTGGTCGCTAAAGATTACTACTAGCCAGCTGGCTAGAACTAGCAACCTAGCTAGTAGGGTGCTAGGCCACGTCCTACTAATACACCTTACATTATGATCAATATTAACCACATTTTCCAATTTTCCAATGTTCCAACCTCTCTCATATCTTTATACGCGTTGCTTGAATCTTACCTTAAACGTTGCAACACTCAATCCAGAGGTTTTATTCAACCACACGGGAGTGCCACAATTTTCCTGCTAAGCGCCGGTGTGAAAGGAAGTAGAAAAGAGCCGTAAACGAAATTCTTCTTCCTGTCGTAACGTTGCCCTTTGCGACAATGAGTACATCAATTACAGAACGCAATGATTGTTCCatggaaataaaaaaaaatcaatggaTTTCAAGATCTGTAAATTGTGTGGATATTCA is from Osmerus mordax isolate fOsmMor3 chromosome 3, fOsmMor3.pri, whole genome shotgun sequence and encodes:
- the eif3d gene encoding eukaryotic translation initiation factor 3 subunit D, translated to MAKFHAPVIQDNPSGWGPCAVPDKFKDMPYQPFSKGDRLGKVADWTGATYQDKRYTNKYSSQFGGGSQYAYFHEEDETSFQLVDTAKTQKTAYQRNRMRFAQRNLRRDKDRRNLTQFNMQTLPKSAKQKERDRMRLQKKFQKQFGVRQKWDQKSQLKPRDSSVEVRSDWEVKEEMDFPRLMKMRYMEVEDPTDIECCGALEYYDKAFDRITTRNEKSLRSIKRIFHTVTTTDDPVIRKLAKTQGNVFATDAILATLMCCTRSVNSWDIIVQRVGNKLFFDKRDNSDFDLLTVSETANEPPQDEGNSFNSPRNLAMEATYINHNFSQQCLRMGGERHKFPNSNPFVEEDMDKSEVASVAYRYRRWKLGEDIDLIVRCEHDGVMTGANGEVSFINIKTLNEWDSRHCNGVDWRQKLDSQRGAVLATELKNNSYKLARWTCCAMLAGSEYLKLGYVSRYHVKDSARHVILGTQQFKPNEFASQINLSMENAWGILRCVIDICRKLEEGKYLILKDPNKQVIRVYSLPDGTFSSDEEEEEEEEEEEEEEEDIEEN